In the genome of Lathyrus oleraceus cultivar Zhongwan6 chromosome 4, CAAS_Psat_ZW6_1.0, whole genome shotgun sequence, the window GTATAGAGATGTTCTTAATGTATGCCATTTTCACATGTTCTACTATTTTAATCATAAAATCACCATGCCTAAtccaaatggcttgaaatttTAGGGGTAGATTCTTAACATTCTTCTGGAATTTTTGATATAGGATTTGTAttttttggacctctggttttTTTAATATGATTTATAGAACTTGAGTGTGGAAATATGTGACACAATGTGATATGCTGTGTTCCCTGATTTTTTTGCCATGCTTCCCTTTGGCCAATAGCCTTAATTTTTTGCATGAGGCATCTTTAACATGTTAACATTCAATATGATTTTTCGTGGATTTTTATGATCCATTTCTTAATTGATTAGAATTTTTGAGTGCTGCCTAGCATTTTAGGGCTTTACTTGTGTAACCTTTTGTATATATGTTGCCAAATCCTCATCCTTAACCCTATGGACACGAAAATTGGCAGAGTAGTTCTTAACACATTaagctttcatttggctttggtcccatccatttcccatTTAATATCACTGATTATCATTTACTTGAAGTTAGCATACATTTTTGGACTTCATTTGATCGCGTTTTTGCATGctttgacatgttgaattaattcctatggttccactagtccaaattgcttgaaaattgacatgtagcttgttgaatgtcctctgtttaggatataatttttgtggaattttccatgctgttttggtattttttgtgatgtgatcttgctggttgctcatatgtggtttaacattgctcactttgccttacatgttgcataaattgaaataggtgtatagtttggatatgggaccaattggagtccctttgtaattgaaatatcttggttttgatcatgattggcttgctgttttaagatttttccctcctttggaccctaggcttggcctagtggtctagttacttatgtttgagcttgactttgacttttcaggttaaaaagctaatgccttaaggaggttgatacatgattgagttgaattcatttgaccaattgtttgttttgtagggctTGGTTCACATGAACTTGGTGCTATGCACctcattgtttgattgttgattgattcttattgttgttgttttgtttatgttgggatgctgattctgtttgactgtttccaggtacccctagttgctcagttctcttaagaacttgcattgctttgcttataagcaattagcattgaggtattgcactttcttcttcatgtagtctggagacccggctgttatttggccgggcaaactgtctgaagtcctccttaagaggcaatgcttgtgtatgtttatatttgtcccaagcaggaaaagtcctcatttgaggcaattggtggaaggtagggataagcaatctatcccccactattctgtgagtcttctccttgctcccattacctggttgtagcattgagatccaaacccaagatctatcgagtctaattggggaaagagttccatctttctgaactcccccacattcttatatttacatgctctctcggacttgagatagaagcaatgaggcacacccctcatcacctttcatctggcttcaccttagcccctcaatggcaaggttaagagctaacctgaccccgatacagaggcttgtttgttgaggttgatatgacccctcgactaaagcctaaccctgatgtttgagccccttgttggtgtgtttatttcatgctgtatatgtttgtgtggtgtgattgtatcccctaggtttgctagactccgcgtagtctcgtttgcatgtcaattaaggtagcacggttccttcgtataggacttcctttcttgcttgagctttcctaaaacacaaacaaacattacCCCCTCTCaaggatacgtccactccttctactacaggtgagtaagtctccaaaggtcgagcatccggtagattgcgtagtgacgttgtccacttaaaaaacacaaaccaacaggaatagtttagccgaactacggcaactctgattctcatgtccagatgagatacgtaggcacgagatgcgatgtcttgtcgagtttgactaacaactaacactaattcttttctctcgccctcgttgcgattgagacctcccctttctcttgccctagttgcaatcgagacctttcttctgcctgtgtctttgttttgtgttgttgtgtgcttggaagctgatgtaagtccatcgagtggcattcgggttccagtgttagtgcgtgtttttggttcggatgctgatgtaagcccagtgattggcattcaggctccacgtttgtctccttgtgtgtgttttggttcggatgctgatgtaagcccagtgattggcattcaggctccacgtttgcctttgcctgtgtttgtttgtgtgcgtgttagccgagctacggatgctctgattcttcttcgtccgaggagatacgtatgcataggatgcgatatcctagcgagcatgtgtcgtttccccaattcgaactactttgactctgatgtctatgcttgatagactaagtaggcccaggatgcgatatcttgccgagtcagtttcagtctgttttcttgtgtctccttcagccagtagatgtgtgtgtgagcagtgttttagcaaccaatttccttcctattgtgcgtggatcccgtcgagtacgacggatgcgtaggggtgctaataccttcccttcgcataaccgactcccgatcccattctctttggtcgcgagaccatgctttttccaggtttactctgagcgtttcctttccctcttttgggataaataacgcacggtggcggctctgttgtttcgttttcccgccggtttttcgcgtaatgcgacaattATACCCTTACTATTTAAATAACTCAACTTTATATTTTCCATAAATTTTTCTTTCTTAATATATGTAATAACTCACTTCACATTTTCCATAAAATTCTCTTTCTTAATACGTACTCTCATTCCCATACATAACTCCCATTCCTATTCAAAGTATTGGCTGGTCAAtaaaaattaaattcaaatgaTAGCTTCCAATGTTACATAGAAAAATGTATTAGCATTAAATTTTGTCAAAGGAACAAATTTACCAATTGAAGACTTAAAATTCTATAAAAAGGATCAGTAGCATTGTTTAAATTATCAAGTGCAAAACAAAAGAGCTCTGGTGGAAACAACAAAAGACTCCATGGATGTTCAAAAAAAAGAAAGAGTGGAAGACTCATTGGAGCAAGAAGAAGGAGAAATAGTGGAAGACTCTTTTGACAAGATACAAGAACAAGATGACAATGAAGATGAAGTATTATCAAGAGTTGTATTGGATTTTGATTTAAATGAAGAGGCAGATTATGAATTTGATTTGAACAAATTtcctgaagaagaagaagaagaaaacagAAAAGAATCTTCCCACCATGTTGAGTTTCGACCTGTGATAAAAAAGATGATAAAAAAACTTCTTCCAAAATTTTATTGAAAAATATTTGTGAACTAAGTATGGAGTATCTATTTTAGATTTGACTTAAGTGCATAAGGTATAGGAGTTGTTATTTAAGAAGTCATtgttattgttttttttatttactCCTTGTTATTGCTTAATAAGTATGGAGAAGAATTCCTTGTTATTGCTTTTTTTATTGATACAATTTAGGAACTGCATTTCTTACGTTCATTcttattgtatttttttattGAATTCCTATATTTGCTAAAGTTTTGGAACTTAACTTGTTACGTGCAGGAACATTATTTTTTTATGGCTAAAGTTTAGgaatttaaaaaaacaaaaaactcTATTTGAAATTTTCAAATGTGACTACATCCCAATTACAATAAGTATTACTCCATGTTTAAGTAATTTTTGACTTCTTGTACTAATATTGGATCACACTTAATTTGAATTGGTAGTTGTCCTACTCTTTCAAGCCTTTCCTTATTTACATGAGGAATTTTATATTTATTGGAACCTTTCTCTTTCATGATCTCTATCATGCATAGTTGCAATGATACAAATATACGATTGGACTTAATTGAAGGAAAATTTTCAAATGACTTCACCACTGCACTGATAAGTTCATCAATAGTTTTCGGTGCTTCCTTGTATTGCAATGATTGTATAGCCGAGAAAAAACCAAGGTCTAAGATATTCAAATCTGGAGAGTTTGCAGGCTGACACATTAAACGAATATCAAACCCATCCTTGGTGGCAGCTTCACGGAATAAAGGATCATCATGGTTTATATGCGTCCTTGCGTTATCCTGCTGGATAAATATTGTTGACTCAAATTCATCTCTTGGTCATTTTTCTCTTATAGCGGGTAGAACTTTGTCAATAAGGAATGATCTTACCACATCTCTATTTACCGTAGTTATTGCTTTTGTTACCATTGTTCCCGCAACTCTGTTAATACTTGACCTTATAGCCGGTTCATGGGTAACAAACGGAAAAACACCAATTTTACCCGAAAAAGTTTCATTTTCTTCTGAGTCAAATCGTGGTCGAGTTTGAGCAACTAAGAACATAACTTTGGCAATGAAATTTTTGCTCTTACATGTCCGATATGGCTCATCTTCATCTGGGAGCAAATAATACTTCTCGGATTTTTTAGTCATATAAAACCATTTTTCATCAATATGAATAATATTGTGCATGCTCTTAAACATTGGATCATGTGGTGTACCTTCAAGCATTGATAAACAAAATTCCAGCCTAGATATTTTGTTTTCTTCTTTCAACAGTGGTTTTATGGCATTTGAATTACGCCGTATAGCCCCTGATTTTATAAGCCTGAACACCGATGTTGGATTGGTTTTCAACGCAAAAGCTAAAGATCGAATGTTTGTTCTTTGACTGAAAGGAAGTTCACGAATTTGATTCTCATCAATTGAAATTCTCTTACGTCCACAATTTTTTGTCTTCCTATGAGAGACATCACGTGTTTCACTTTCTTTTGCTCTTTTCCAAATACGTTGAACAGTTCTTAGAGGAACCGAATTTGATGAAGCCACCTCATTTGTAGCTCCTTTACGTAATTTTCCATCAACGCTTTTTTGTAGTAGCTCATGATAAATATACATGCGTTCTTCATTGCTTAAGATTCTTAATCTCTTTTTTTCTCTAGGTTCTGCTTCAACATTTTCTGCAATATACACTGtaaatttttaaaaaaacaaaacGATTACTAGAATTTACGCACGCATCGGAAGTGTGAACGACATAATTTCCCATTTTTCTAAGGCAAAGCTAAAATTTGATCAATATTTAAAATTAGAAACATAAACATTATTAAGGTGTTGTGTGCTTTATGTTACCTTAATAATGCAAATTGCATGATATGTGATGTGTATCTATGAAATTATGTGAACTTTTAAAACTATAATAAAATGATGTGTTGTTACGACTAAAACGTGATATGTACACTATGAGATAATTATGTGAAACTTTTCTATGAAAAATGTGAGAAAGTATCTATATGTGATATTTATGATAAAATGAATTGTGATGTGAATGTGAAATTTCATCTTTGAATTCCGTGGTGGGCTAAATGTGACAAGCGATAAATTGCGCTAATTCCAAACTTACCGCCATGATAGTTTCCAATAGAAAGGATACATTGAGTTAACCATGGGAGTAGGCAATATTAAGATCTATGAACTAATTGAAAAATGTGTTAAGTCTATCGGGTAGTTGGTCTAAGATATgatttagaatatatatatatatatatatatatatatatatatatatatgtatatatatatatatatatatgtataatTCTATTTTGCATCTCAATCTCTCCGCTAAACTTCATAAGAGATTCGTGTGTATCAAAACTTTTATCAATTCAAAAATTCTAGGTAATTCTAAAACACTTGTTTTTCTAGATATATCTGTATAGGAGAAAGGGATGGATGCTATTTttacaaataattttttttaatgtgttacatttaaagattttttttggaaatatTAGGTGTTAAAGGAAGGGGTGGAAGAATAAattgttagacggtgtggctagtgatcgagaggggggtgaatagatcacctcttttaaaataaacggatttaaaaattcttatcagagttattgaaacttagcggaaaattacagtgccgaatcgacttccgtctattctgaaccgctactagaaaaccggacacgcgaatttattgtTGGATTTGAATGAGAACgatagagattattaacaccagaatattatcaaatcaaatgcacttatcactaaattctaattccaatgaataaaactcaggtgacagttttgtcaaacatttggtgtgtatgtgatcaatgatgaacaatggtggagtttagataaagaagttttcttgccactattgtatcacgaaatgtacagccacaacacaccaactgaaatcacaaaactgttgaaaacgtaaagagagataaggaaagaatacgatacgcagagatttggcaaggaagttccccactgtcgtcctcgcgtgtgggtacgtctccctctcaatttcaaatgaaattgagaactgttataatcaataatgccgaattcgttgatacaaaGTTACCATACAAAGACAGaaatctaaatcccaagatcttcttctggtataaaacctccacttgatctgagcttgatcaagaatttcctgcaagaaattgcaaacaattcaccggttccacgacttgtttgcgaaattacccaatttccaaaccctacgctacggctgaatctgttctgcaaacgtgactaacaaacccgcaagaacactccagttcttgaaggacaaaccatttggtttttcctcgaaacccccttcaaccttcaactcagctagatccttgatcgttccactgaacgttatctcgttgatcctttaatccaaagaacaagaatgattatgtgttgatgttcttgaagaaaagagattgagaagatgaagaagatgaagtctctttcaggtttctaactgctcaaaataattgctgctacacactcctttgacttgtgttcaactgtttttcaCTTCTGAATTCGTGTTGTTAACTgagctgtcaaaatacttcttatatgtgaaagacagaagctgttagtagacaaaacagaattatgtattgatacaaaagattatgcatcgatacatactgtagctttgattaattttagagaattaatacaagcatgtatcgatacaaagctcgtatgtatcgatacatagaacattttaactaagcatgtatcgatacaaagctcgtatgtatcgatacatagaacattttaactaagcatgtatcgatacaaagctcgtatgtatcgatacatactgaagcaaaaacgttttgtgatttaaaacaaatttatgtatcgatgcagatgaacatgtatcgatacatactgacacaaaacaatttttatgagttcttttaagaaatgtatcaatgtggatctttatgtatagacacgaaacaatagtataggctaaaaacacaaatgaaacatgtaaaataatgcacaaccaacaattagacaatgatcacacaatttgctatcattcaaaacttattcaaagtaaagaatttgctcacatAAATAGGGTATGAAGTTAATTTTTTAAATTTAGTTATCAATATATAAGACTAAATATTGACAGACTTTTGTTCAACTTGATTAAAATTTAAACTTCAAactatttattttgtttttttataagtcttgtatttttttatttaatttaaaagATCTTGCTTAAAAATTTGTTGAGTTTCTAAACACTAGGATTTCCCTACCAAAAACGAATATCAAAGTTAACATGAGCGCAACAAAAGATGATGGTCGACCTCTTCTCGACGAATAGTGTTGTACTTTGTAAGTGTTATGATGCTTAAGTCATATATTAATTAACATAATTGATATTTCGAAAATAGAATATGTAACTTTTTCTATATACAAATGTCATTTTATAAGAAGGGTTGTAGGAAAAATAGTGtgaaatttatttaattttttatgaGTTATGTTATGGCTCGTCCCCAAGGTCTTAAGACAAAAGGCCCAATGGTAAAGTAGAAGTAATAGATCACATAGAACATTTAGGTTGTCTCCTCTCTAAAAGTAGATGATTCCACATAAAAGGAACCTTGTTGTCTGCCTAGATCAATCTAACGACTGACCACGATCCACGCCTCACTCGACGCTTTAAGTTATCAACCATTTCCTCTATTTAAAGAGGAAGGTACATCATTTCTCAGGTGTTCAAATTCATTCTTATTTTCAAGTTATTGTTCACTCTTATAATGACTTTAGCATTTAAGTGTTGATCTTACAAGTCAGCTCTCTCTCCATCACATTAGAAGCTCATGTCCACCATAGAAAGCCCTGATCCCATGGAATAATGGTGTCGTCCATGTGAAGCAAAATCTGATTCCAACGAATTTTCACGTTCTGATATCCATTTTTAGATCTCCTTGATCAGACCTCCTTCGATTTAGATATCCAGATCTCTTTCGTCAGAATGTAGATCCATATTTCTCGACCTTCCTCATCTAGTTTCAGCCTTATCTCCAAAATATCTCATTCTGATTCATTAACAATGGTGACATCTATAGCCACTCAATTTGTTGTTGAATGGCAAACTGTTATTGCAATCGTCGAAGTTGCCAAAAATCAACTTCCTCTTTCTTAAAGAGTAGACAATGCAACCTTGACGGTGTCTACAAACAATCCTTCAAAACAAGACCATGTTCAACCTAAGGTAGACCATAGAGTATTCTATCATTTTTCGTTCCTCGAATCCGCACAACAATTTCACCAAGGCGAGCCTTCACACGGACCTCAACCACTACATGTAATGCTTTAACAAGAAATGCTTCCCAATTTTTAATTACTACAAGCAAATCTTGACATGTATGAAGTTAATTATCTAATGAACAATGTTTACAATATTGTGTAACAATAAAATTCTAAATCCATGGTGTCATCTCGAAAAATAGGATCCTTCGCGGAGCGTTCGCACGCTCATAGAAAAATAATTCAAACAGAGTCATCACCGAACATCATTTATTACAATGAAGAAataggaaaatatcaataaaacctttagaagaaaaagaagatggtcgtcgcaaccaaattcgggtttgtgagtcgattacgcaaggggaaggtattagcacccctcacgtctaTTGTACTCAATGATAACCTTTTAGTTAAATTTACGATTTAATTTTAGCTTATGTTGATTGTTTTTGTCGAGCAATGGAAAATTTTAAAGGAAAAGAAAAGGGGTCTcagaattttttttattaatgtgcccGATGAGATTGCGggtctcgctcctacgtatctcctgcgatggagaactcaaagTTATGTACTTCTTGGTAGTAAATGTTTGTGTGTTAGTTGATTTTAGCGAAAGTTGCTTAAGTTGCATCCGAACGGAAAACATTGTTGCCTAAAACATGGATAATTGAACATTTACATCACTTCAAGAAAAAATGTCTTAATCCGGATCAACACAGATTTATGCCATCATCACATTCAACTGGAAAACGTTTGATATTCTCACGGGAAACGCTATTTGAGTTGTCGCGGAATGGATGAAGTGTCTTTcgtttttgaaaaggttttgaaTTGAAAGCCAAAAGGCAAAAGGTTTGAATATGTTGAAATTGATTTTAGGCGAATGACGAATGCTTGGTGAGAACGTCACGCGATCCTCGGGACTAATTACTCGAAGATCATTGGAATGTTAGACTCCAATAATCCTTTTTCATTCATTGTATTTACGAAATTTGTTTGATGGACAATGAACATTCAACAAGAACGAGGCGCGTGCCTCATAGTTGATTGTTCAAAGGTTCAATTGGAATGCTAAACTTCAACATTCTCTCTTTTTGTCCAAGTTTGTATTAGGTGTTTTAGAAGCGAAAGGATGAATAAACAACTCTCCTAAAACGTGTGCCTCAGGACTGATCATTCGAGGACTCAAGGAATCCGAGACTCCAAGAgtcctcttctttcgtgtttgTTAAGAAGAAGATTTTAATATTACACTTAAACGGGAAAGATTTAATTCACATCGGTACAAAATTAATCAAGggaaaagagtttggaaaattCACTTGGCATTGGACCAAGAGTTTTAATGTGTTCGAAAATACTTTCTTATCTATTTATctatatttattattattattattattattattattattattattattatatatttaattaattgtaacaattaaagaaataaacaaataaaaatcaataataataaaataaataaaaccaAAGGGTTTTGAAAATTCACTTGGCATTAGACAAAGAGCTTTAATCGTATTTcaaaatattatttaataatttgtctatatttattattattagtatttatttatttaattaattgcAACAATTAAAGAAATAAACAAATAGGATtaacaataataaaataaataaaatcaagGGGTTTTTAATTATGAGAAAATatttattcaattattatttatttattcttgaattctttttttaatttaaaaatagttaacagaataaaaataaaataaaaaacattaataaaagaaaaatggGTTGAAAGTACTAGTAAGAGAGAGATGacaacaaaaaaataaaaaataagataGAAAAATGGTCTCAAAGCCCAATCCAATTCCCCTATCCACTCGTAATCAGCAGTTCAGCACTGATCAGTCAGCAGGTGATAAGTGGCATGCAAAAAAAGACAAAAAATAACAAAATGTGGATTAATCCAAGGGCTGAGATTAATTATGGGTTTgttcaataacaacaacaatattcaTCCCTATTTTAGCAATAATTTATTCAATTTTTTAATGAAATTAAACAAATGAATAATGAAAATTCATCTATTCAATCTTAAGAATATCATGGAAAActcaaaattaaaaaataatccacgaaaaaaattaataattaaatcacatttaatcacttttgctcatggaggttcaaaaacactttaaactcttgattttgaatcaatggaGTTTTTATTCAAAATGGTGACGATTAAGATACTAATTAAGTGGAGCAAGAATaataatgcaaaaaaaattaaataaacaaaaataaattcACATTTAATCACTTTTGCacatggaggttcaagaacatTTTAAACTATTGATTTTGAATCAATAGAGTTTCCATGCAAAATGATGATGATCAAGATGATAATTAAGTGTAACAAGGATAATAATGCAaagaaaaattaaataaaaaataaacattaaaatcctacctaaataaaaaaataaaaagtgacTTGAAAATTGAGAGAAATCTGTGCAAAGTTTCTGCTATACTTTTATGAATGATTCTTGGTGAGATTTGTAAATTAGAACGATTTTATTTATATGCTCTACAAAAGATAGTTTAAGGATTATGAAAAAGAGGTGAGAGTGGTGTGATTTCCTTCTAGaaacttaattaattaaataatgaaTTATGATGTAATATTTGCATGGAAGAATGATATAATATATGAGAGATATTTTGGATCTTCTAgaaatattgattttttttttggttttatgatgcatgaaaatgattaataaaatcCAAATGGATATTATaatgataaatcaaatgatcataaatttatttatttatttaaaaatgcataataataataaatgcaaatTTAGTCAAATTCCTCAACATGTGAAATGTTTACTCTCCTTTGACTTTTATTATGATGCATGATAATGATCAATGATGCATGAATTTTTAGTCAAATTTCATAATACGTGCAAAATTCAAGAAAAGTCAGgaaaattggggtatgacacatgaCATAAAGGATATTCAAAATTCAAGAGAGCTTGCAACACATCAATCTAAAGAGTAGTATCGTGCAAGAGGTGACCTCTTTGAGGAACCAAGTTGTGGTCCCTGAACTCGTGCCCATCAGAACACCAACACATCAATAAGAGGTCATTTTGTAACCGAGTCGCTAGTGACACCATAAAAACACGACCTTCCCCCTGATCCGAAAGTGGGAAACAATATCCATACAGGTCCAGAAGTTTATTTCCCCGAAGGAGGGAAATATATGAAGAAGAAGTTTCAGTCCTAGAGCAAAAAAGAAACATGTTGTCTGCTCACACCCTATATCGTAGGATTTTCAAATCACTCGAGAATCACTGAAGCTCCAAAGCTACAATGGGACATGGGATTTAGACAAACACGTCGAGCACATGGATGACCGACTAGACTTTTATTATTCCCACGAGGCTGTAAAGTGGAAGCTCTTTGCATTAAATTTGACGATCGACAATGGCTTGGTTTAAGTCCCTTCCCTATATGAGCATATACTCCTAGAAGGAATTATGTAAAGATTTCACTGCCCACTTCACAACCTGAAAGAGGCAGCCCACCATAATGGTCGTGCTTAACAGAATTACTCAATGGAAAAAGTAAACCTTGTGTGGGTACTGTAGCGGGatattcgttacctttagatttattgactaaatcaaaagtaagc includes:
- the LOC127136766 gene encoding uncharacterized protein LOC127136766, translated to MAVSLELAQFIALYIAENVEAEPREKKRLRILSNEERMYIYHELLQKSVDGKLRKGATNEVASSNSVPLRTVQRIWKRAKESETRDVSHRKTKNCGRKRISIDENQIRELPFSQRTNIRSLAFALKTNPTSVFRLIKSGAIRRNSNAIKPLLKEENKISRLEFCLSMLEGTPHDPMFKSMHNIIHIDEKWFYMTKKSEKYYLLPDEDEPYRTCKSKNFIAKVMFLVAQTRPRFDSEENETFSGKIGVFPFVTHEPAIRSSINRVAGTMVTKAITTVNRDVDNARTHINHDDPLFREAATKDGFDIRLMCQPANSPDLNILDLGFFSAIQSLQYKEAPKTIDELISAVVKSFENFPSIKSNRIFVSLQLCMIEIMKEKGSNKYKIPHVNKERLERVGQLPIQIKCDPILVQEVKNYLNME